One window from the genome of Cucumis melo cultivar AY chromosome 12, USDA_Cmelo_AY_1.0, whole genome shotgun sequence encodes:
- the LOC103497217 gene encoding protein NRT1/ PTR FAMILY 2.7-like: protein MGEGKRLEEEAQTSKRHGGWITFPFIIGSFACMTLATGGWLSNLIVYLIKEYNINSIDATLIFNIVSGCLCVFPVVGAVLADSFFGSFFVVAISTSISLLAMISLTLTATIHSLRPQPCDHDNTSNTCSSSPSRLQYTILYSSIILACLGSGGSRFTTATFGANQYDTTKDQNIFFNWFFVTLYAGFVASSTAIVYIQDNVSWGWGFGISLAANLIALAIFLLGNRFYRLDKPIGSPFTSLARVLVATTRKSLARVQVGSDEGCYYYGDQDHRVGRLVVDELMLTKSFRCLNRAALITQGDVHLDGTIAKPWRLCKVQEVEDFKTLLKIFPLWSTSIFLSVPIAIQGSLTVLQALTMDRHLGPNFKIPAGSFSVIIFISTTISLTLVDRFLYPIWQKLIGRMPRPLERIGLGHVLNFISMLVSALVESKRLKIAHVHHLQGQVEAIVPISALWLFPQLVLVGMGEAFHFPGQVGLYYQEFPMSLRSTATAMISLVIAVAYYLSTGLIDLLHKVTKWLPDDINRGRLDNVYWMISVIGVINFGYYLVCARCYKYQNVEDGGKNINDSITQH, encoded by the exons ATGGGAGAAGGAAAGAGATTAGAAGAAGAAGCTCAAACTTCCAAAAGACATGGTGGTTGGATCACCTTCCCCTTCATCATAG GTTCTTTTGCTTGCATGACATTAGCAACAGGAGGATGGCTTTCAAATTTGATAGTGTATTTGATTAAGGAATACAACATTAATAGTATCGACGCTACTTTGATTTTCAACATTGTTAGTGGATGCCTTTGTGTTTTTCCCGTTGTTGGAGCTGTTCTTGCTGATTCTTTCTTTGGATCTTTCTTTGTTGTTGCCATTTCCACTTCCATTTCTCTTTTG GCCATGATTTCCCTTACACTAACAGCAACAATCCATTCTCTAAGACCACAACCATGTGATCATGATAATACCTCAAACACGTGTTCCTCATCACCTTCGAGACTCCAATACACAATCTTATACTCGAGCATTATCTTAGCATGTCTTGGATCTGGAGGCTCTCGTTTCACCACAGCAACTTTTGGAGCAAATCAATATGATACAACTAAAGATCAAAACATTTTCTTCAATTGGTTTTTTGTCACTCTCTATGCTGGATTTGTTGCTAGTTCCACAGCTATTGTCTATATTCAAGACAATGTTAGTTGGGGTTGGGGCTTTGGCATAAGCCTTGCCGCCAACTTAATTGCCCTAGCTATTTTCTTACTCGGAAATCGCTTCTATCGCCTAGATAAGCCTATAGGGAGTCCCTTCACTTCACTCGCTCGAGTTCTTGTGGCTACGACTCGAAAAAGCCTGGCTCGGGTGCAGGTGGGAAGTGATGAAGGTTGCTACTATTATGGTGATCAGGACCATCGTGTGGGGAGGCTGGTTGTGGATGAACTAATGTTGACAAAGAGTTTTAG GTGTTTGAATCGTGCGGCTCTAATAACGCAAGGAGATGTCCATTTGGATGGAACCATTGCGAAACCTTGGAGGCTTTGTAAAGTACAAGAAGTAGAAGATTTCAAAACTTTACTTAAAATCTTTCCTCTTTGGTCAACTAGCATTTTCCTCTCTGTGCCCATTGCAATCCAAGGAAGCTTAACTGTCCTCCAAGCCTTAACCATGGACCGTCATCTTGGTCCGAACTTCAAAATTCCTGCCGGGTCTTTCTCcgtcatcatcttcatctccaCCACCATCTCACTAACCCTAGTCGATCGATTTCTTTACCCTATTTGGCAAAAGTTGATAGGACGAATGCCACGACCTCTCGAACGCATCGGTCTTGGCCATGTTCTCAATTTTATTTCTATGTTAGTCTCAGCATTAGTAGAATCGAAGAGACTCAAGATTGCTCATGTTCACCACCTTCAAGGCCAAGTTGAGGCAATAGTACCAATCTCAGCTTTGTGGCTTTTCCCACAACTAGTTTTGGTTGGCATGGGAGAAGCTTTTCATTTTCCTGGACAAGTTGGATTGTACTATCAAGAATTCCCGATGTCGTTGCGTAGCACAGCTACGGCGATGATCTCGCTCGTGATTGCCGTTGCATATTATCTTAGCACGGGTTTGATCGATCTACTTCATAAGGTTACAAAATGGTTGCCTGATGATATTAATCGAGGGAGACTCGACAATGTTTATTGGATGATATCTGTGATTGGAGTGATTAATTTTGGATATTATTTAGTGTGTGCTAGGTGCTACAAGTATCAAAATGTTGAAGATGGTGGGAAGAATATTAATGATTCTATAACTCAACATTGA